A genomic region of Methanothermobacter sp. CaT2 contains the following coding sequences:
- a CDS encoding substrate-binding domain-containing protein, whose translation MDRKYVALVAIVAVILLGVGFYAISGNGDREILRISTTTSLEDTGLLEDVEAAFERKYPNIDVQIVSGGTGIALERGKRGDADLLIVHDKKREEEFIKDGYGVKRYPFAYNYFYIVGPADDPAGIKDAKRGTDAFRKILEGAEKNPDKVRFVSRGDNSGTNSREIKIWKNVTDYNSTVNGSAWYIETGSGMADTLRVANEKKAYTLTDSGTYLAYRNKTTLVAYLTEDKSLLNVYSAVTINPSRVKGVNTDAAEKFVEFLMSEECQNLIAGYGKAEYGQPLFTALFGGEEPKS comes from the coding sequence ATGGACAGGAAATACGTTGCACTGGTAGCCATTGTAGCTGTCATCCTCTTAGGAGTAGGATTTTACGCAATATCAGGTAATGGAGATAGAGAAATACTCAGAATATCCACAACGACAAGCCTCGAGGACACTGGCCTCCTTGAGGATGTTGAGGCAGCCTTCGAGAGGAAATACCCCAACATCGATGTGCAAATAGTTTCAGGTGGAACAGGCATAGCCCTTGAACGCGGAAAGAGGGGCGATGCAGACCTCCTGATAGTCCACGATAAAAAGAGGGAAGAGGAATTCATAAAGGATGGATACGGTGTGAAGAGATACCCCTTCGCCTACAACTACTTCTACATCGTTGGACCCGCCGATGACCCGGCAGGCATTAAAGATGCGAAAAGAGGGACGGATGCCTTCAGGAAGATACTTGAAGGAGCAGAGAAGAACCCTGATAAGGTCAGGTTCGTATCAAGGGGCGATAACTCAGGCACAAACTCAAGGGAGATAAAGATATGGAAGAATGTAACAGACTACAACAGCACCGTGAACGGATCAGCATGGTACATTGAGACCGGAAGCGGAATGGCGGATACCCTGAGGGTTGCAAACGAGAAGAAGGCCTACACACTTACAGATTCAGGGACATACCTCGCCTACAGGAACAAAACAACCCTCGTGGCCTACCTGACAGAGGATAAATCACTGCTCAATGTATACTCAGCAGTAACCATCAACCCTTCAAGGGTGAAGGGTGTGAACACCGACGCCGCAGAGAAGTTCGTTGAGTTCCTCATGAGTGAAGAATGCCAGAACCTCATAGCCGGGTACGGGAAGGCTGAATACGGGCAGCCACTCTTCACAGCCCTCTTCGGAGGGGAGGAACCAAAAAGCTAA
- a CDS encoding ATP cone domain-containing protein, whose amino-acid sequence MNVIKRRGFREPYEPSKIRASLEKAAIDAGYSPEEKKEIIERVYETVKKKIEAEEEIKSDTIRACLLTELDRCEPYIAKSWRRFEKKYKK is encoded by the coding sequence ATGAACGTGATAAAGAGGAGGGGTTTCAGGGAGCCCTATGAACCATCCAAGATAAGGGCATCACTGGAGAAGGCAGCCATTGATGCCGGTTACAGTCCTGAGGAGAAAAAGGAGATCATCGAGAGGGTCTACGAGACCGTCAAAAAGAAGATAGAGGCTGAAGAGGAGATAAAGAGCGATACGATACGGGCGTGTCTCCTGACCGAGCTTGACAGGTGTGAACCATACATTGCAAAGTCCTGGAGAAGGTTTGAGAAGAAGTACAAGAAGTAG
- a CDS encoding ABC transporter permease, with product MNEILTGFIRALELMASLDPELMDITARTLMISLSSTIIAAVVAVPLASVIDSREFHGKRVIINIIQTLYSMPTVLVGLFVFLLISRSGPLGSFNLLFTPAGMILGQSILILPLVTGFSLTALRSVKPELRDLARSLGATEYQVMMKVIAEARYAVMAAIILGFGRAISEVGVAIMLGGNIRGFTRVITTAISLETSKGNIELSIALGIILLLISLMVNTALNHFQEK from the coding sequence TTGAACGAGATACTCACCGGATTCATAAGGGCCCTTGAACTCATGGCATCACTTGACCCTGAACTCATGGATATAACCGCACGTACGCTGATGATCTCACTATCATCCACCATCATCGCAGCAGTGGTTGCGGTGCCTCTGGCCTCAGTAATTGACTCCAGGGAATTCCATGGGAAGAGAGTCATCATAAACATCATACAGACACTCTACAGCATGCCAACTGTACTTGTGGGGCTCTTCGTCTTCCTTCTCATATCGCGATCAGGACCCCTGGGGTCATTCAACCTCCTCTTCACACCCGCCGGCATGATACTGGGCCAGAGCATACTGATACTGCCCCTGGTAACAGGATTCAGCCTCACGGCCCTGAGAAGCGTTAAACCTGAACTCCGGGATCTTGCAAGGTCCCTGGGGGCCACGGAGTACCAGGTTATGATGAAGGTCATCGCCGAGGCAAGGTACGCGGTCATGGCCGCCATCATCCTGGGCTTCGGGAGGGCCATATCAGAGGTGGGTGTGGCCATAATGCTCGGTGGGAACATAAGGGGATTCACAAGGGTCATAACAACAGCCATATCCCTTGAGACATCGAAGGGTAACATTGAACTCTCAATAGCCCTTGGAATAATACTCCTCCTGATCTCCCTGATGGTTAACACGGCCCTCAACCACTTCCAGGAGAAATGA
- a CDS encoding ATP-dependent DNA helicase, with protein sequence MTGSLCRKGEACTEKQKMAVKKTEGPLVVVAGPGAGKTRVLVERVAYLVKRRGVSPENILVITFTEKAAGELKARLIKCVGLDAELMQISTIHSFCSKVLRDHPEEHELGGGFEILDEESQLIFLRTVFYKIGLNRYMKMGEVHRAIEFFNRCTENCIEPGELIDALRRKYPDREKYQGIAGCYARYLELLREQKKIDFPGLEKEVYLLLNSSERVLESVRKRYRYIMIDEYQDTSPIQELIFRRIAGRNSSICVVGDEDQSIYGFRGATPENFIRFREEYDAEVVTLEDNFRSRAGIVLTADSFMRGERHYEKTIKPVRDGGTDVVILKSRDVNSEARNIVSLIKKLKATGKIPEYGYIALLFRSVRNHADKVLAELRREGIPYIVRGDGSFLKRYEVRSMLYFLAYVDPPDYGGKFSKWNGWWNISRFRGEFLDLTGETLRALESLDRNCRLSDFTSRGELEEIGVHGEDAEKILGLNRIRHEVGEGSLTVLKTFYRILEVTGYLRRLIEDGSDSSRAKIFNLAKLSSLIDRYEAIKPGARIQDLLWYLYLLPSHLHHDEAALEDPASVKIMTVHQAKGLEFPVVFICSVINGRFPVKRRKGRDIIPIPRELLLSPGEVPDEDRRLFYVAMTRAQDALIISTAPRINTRKVGISPFITDLREKCGIYECNCTSVSRCLTREWSEEPLRINFSALFTYEECPFRYMLIYHYGFVYPETFMQRYGIILHRCLEELHLAMKNSEEINGALIRRIVERCWIPMGRDDDVKKRRLERDLLNYYHDSRDHTEEVISVEEPFSIPDDDIIIEGRTDLIIRTRDGGLELVDFKAREHGGVERMALEYQLRTYEYALRGRYRFDSLSAYAIKDSMRISFDSDPEFRVKERIAETVARIRDECFEPRKNPFCSRCVFRTFCGVGD encoded by the coding sequence ATGACGGGTTCACTCTGCAGGAAGGGCGAGGCATGTACAGAGAAGCAGAAGATGGCTGTTAAGAAGACGGAGGGGCCGCTGGTAGTTGTGGCGGGACCCGGGGCCGGAAAGACCCGTGTACTCGTTGAAAGGGTCGCATACCTCGTCAAGAGAAGGGGCGTCAGCCCCGAGAACATACTCGTCATAACCTTCACAGAGAAGGCAGCCGGTGAACTGAAGGCGAGGCTCATAAAATGTGTGGGACTGGACGCCGAGCTCATGCAGATATCCACCATACACTCATTCTGCAGCAAGGTGCTGAGGGACCACCCCGAGGAACACGAACTCGGGGGCGGATTCGAGATCCTCGACGAGGAATCCCAGCTCATTTTCCTCAGAACGGTGTTCTATAAAATAGGATTGAACCGCTACATGAAGATGGGTGAGGTTCACAGGGCCATAGAATTCTTCAACAGATGCACCGAAAACTGCATTGAACCCGGGGAGCTCATAGACGCCCTCCGGAGGAAATATCCTGACAGGGAAAAATACCAGGGCATCGCCGGGTGCTATGCCCGCTACCTTGAACTCCTCAGGGAGCAGAAGAAGATAGACTTCCCTGGCCTTGAAAAGGAGGTCTACCTCCTCCTGAACTCCAGCGAGAGGGTACTCGAATCCGTAAGGAAGAGGTACAGGTACATAATGATAGACGAGTACCAGGATACAAGCCCCATACAGGAGCTGATATTCCGGAGGATAGCAGGGAGGAACTCCAGCATCTGCGTGGTGGGGGATGAGGACCAGAGCATCTACGGCTTCAGGGGAGCCACACCAGAGAACTTCATAAGGTTCCGTGAAGAGTACGACGCAGAGGTGGTCACCCTCGAGGACAACTTCAGGTCCCGGGCAGGGATAGTCCTGACTGCAGACAGCTTCATGAGGGGCGAGAGACACTACGAGAAGACCATCAAACCGGTAAGGGACGGCGGGACCGACGTTGTTATACTGAAGAGCAGGGACGTTAACTCAGAGGCCAGGAACATAGTATCACTAATAAAGAAACTGAAAGCCACCGGCAAGATACCTGAATACGGATACATCGCACTCCTCTTCAGGAGCGTCCGCAACCACGCAGATAAGGTCCTTGCAGAGCTCAGGAGGGAGGGCATACCCTACATAGTGCGTGGAGACGGCTCCTTCCTCAAAAGGTATGAGGTGAGGAGCATGCTCTACTTCCTCGCCTACGTGGACCCACCGGACTATGGAGGAAAATTCAGTAAGTGGAATGGCTGGTGGAACATATCAAGGTTCAGGGGCGAATTCCTGGACCTCACCGGTGAAACCCTCCGGGCCCTCGAGTCCCTTGACAGGAACTGCAGACTCTCGGACTTCACATCAAGGGGGGAACTCGAGGAAATCGGTGTACACGGGGAGGATGCAGAGAAGATCCTGGGCCTCAACAGGATACGCCATGAGGTTGGGGAGGGATCACTGACAGTGCTCAAGACATTCTACAGGATACTTGAGGTTACAGGGTACCTCAGGAGGCTCATAGAGGATGGGAGTGACAGTAGCAGGGCTAAAATATTCAACCTCGCAAAGTTAAGCTCACTGATAGATAGATACGAGGCCATAAAGCCCGGGGCAAGGATACAGGACCTGTTATGGTACCTCTACCTCCTACCCAGCCACCTCCACCACGACGAGGCAGCCCTGGAGGACCCGGCGTCGGTGAAGATCATGACGGTTCACCAGGCAAAGGGCCTCGAGTTTCCTGTTGTCTTCATCTGTTCGGTCATAAACGGCAGGTTCCCTGTTAAAAGGCGTAAGGGGAGGGACATCATACCCATACCCAGGGAACTCCTGCTATCACCCGGGGAGGTACCTGATGAGGACCGGCGACTCTTCTACGTTGCAATGACCAGGGCCCAGGACGCCCTAATCATATCAACGGCCCCCCGGATCAACACCAGAAAGGTTGGAATATCGCCCTTCATCACAGACCTCAGGGAGAAGTGCGGCATCTACGAGTGTAACTGCACATCTGTCAGCAGATGCCTCACGAGGGAGTGGAGTGAGGAGCCCCTCAGGATCAACTTCTCGGCCCTCTTCACCTACGAGGAGTGCCCCTTCAGGTACATGCTCATATACCACTACGGCTTCGTCTACCCCGAAACCTTCATGCAGCGCTATGGGATCATACTGCACAGGTGCCTTGAGGAGCTCCACCTGGCCATGAAGAACTCGGAGGAGATAAACGGGGCCCTCATAAGGAGAATCGTTGAAAGGTGCTGGATACCCATGGGGAGAGACGATGATGTCAAAAAGAGGCGCCTTGAGAGGGACCTCCTCAACTACTACCACGACAGCCGGGACCACACAGAGGAGGTCATATCGGTGGAGGAGCCCTTCTCCATACCCGATGATGACATAATAATCGAGGGGAGAACAGACCTGATAATCAGGACCCGGGATGGTGGACTGGAACTCGTTGACTTCAAGGCCCGTGAGCACGGCGGTGTTGAGAGGATGGCCCTTGAGTACCAGCTCCGGACCTATGAATACGCACTAAGGGGGAGGTACAGGTTCGACAGTCTCTCCGCCTATGCTATAAAGGACTCCATGAGGATATCCTTTGACTCCGACCCTGAATTCAGGGTTAAGGAGAGGATCGCTGAAACCGTCGCAAGGATAAGGGATGAATGCTTCGAGCCACGGAAGAACCCCTTCTGCAGCAGGTGCGTGTTCAGGACCTTCTGTGGTGTGGGGGACTGA
- a CDS encoding ZIP family metal transporter — MDPGNPVFNAFLATIFTWLMTLAGAALVFLPLQGERKLLDSSLGFAAGIMIAASFWSLLVPAIELSPTGMYAWFPPAAGFLAGGLFLSAMDRIIPHLHPGCDPEGLPTTWRRNRLLLLAVVIHNLPEGLAIGVAFGAAASTGGLAAPLALALGIGIQNLPEGAAVSLPLLGEGLSRWRSFIYGQLSGIIEVLGGVGGALMVYSFSGIMPYALGFAAGAMIFVVIEDLIPECQSGGNTDLATVSALMGFVLMMVLDLALA; from the coding sequence ATGGATCCTGGAAACCCTGTCTTCAATGCATTCCTTGCAACCATCTTCACCTGGCTCATGACCCTTGCAGGGGCGGCCCTGGTTTTTCTACCGCTGCAGGGTGAGAGAAAACTCCTTGACTCATCCCTTGGCTTTGCAGCAGGTATAATGATCGCCGCGAGCTTCTGGTCACTCCTGGTCCCTGCCATTGAACTGTCACCCACCGGGATGTATGCCTGGTTTCCTCCGGCTGCAGGATTCCTTGCCGGCGGTCTCTTCCTCTCAGCAATGGACAGGATCATACCACACCTTCACCCTGGCTGTGACCCTGAAGGTCTGCCAACGACCTGGCGGAGGAACAGACTCCTTCTCCTTGCAGTTGTGATACACAACCTTCCTGAGGGGCTGGCTATCGGTGTTGCCTTCGGTGCGGCTGCCAGTACCGGTGGACTTGCAGCTCCCCTTGCACTGGCACTGGGTATAGGTATACAGAACCTCCCGGAGGGAGCAGCGGTATCACTGCCCCTCCTGGGTGAGGGGCTCTCCAGGTGGAGGAGCTTCATCTATGGACAGTTATCCGGTATCATTGAGGTGCTTGGGGGGGTTGGAGGTGCCCTCATGGTCTACTCCTTCTCAGGGATAATGCCCTATGCCCTTGGCTTTGCAGCGGGGGCCATGATATTCGTTGTGATAGAGGACCTGATACCTGAGTGCCAGAGCGGCGGTAACACAGATCTTGCCACGGTCTCAGCCCTCATGGGCTTTGTTCTCATGATGGTACTTGACCTCGCACTTGCCTGA
- a CDS encoding thiamine pyrophosphate-dependent enzyme, with product MADFRCTVCNYIFHEETDGEFDSLPDDWRCPVCNAPRTAFVRVPSTLEEGGRTVSEVFISQLAAWGVKYVFGIPGTSTLGLVDALRRNDEIRYIQVRHEAAAAFMASSYGKLTGQPAVCMAVAGPGASNLITGLLDAALDRAPVLAVTGQVETYRIGTGASQEIDQHSLFESFSVYNMTLVSPDEAAEIAREAVKHAILERGVSHVDVPRDVQTMECTAPVKPLRGMMAEAAVTPTRNRLRAAADLINRAERPVIIAGFGALEAADSVVELAERIGAAIVSTFRGKGIVDNDHPLYMGCHGSLGSAAAAEAVRKSDLLLVIGSSFSDLTQIPPARTLQVDLDPMMIARRHPVEQGLTGRSSLIVPELVSMVEEKERGSYLAELGELRDEWLGLLESEADPSLRPIRPQYIISVLNRELDDDAIITLDVGENGWWFGRNFQMKSTQRLLFSGYLGSMGFGLPAAIAAQLEFPDRQVVCISGDGGFSMVMAEFLTAVKYGLPVRVFIMNNRTLAMIMQEQRVEGFPVWQTELQDCDFAGFAENCGGRGLRVDDPCELEESVREALGTDGPVLVDIETDPRRFI from the coding sequence ATGGCTGACTTCAGGTGCACTGTATGCAACTACATATTCCATGAGGAGACTGATGGGGAATTCGATTCACTCCCTGATGACTGGCGGTGCCCTGTCTGCAATGCGCCACGCACAGCCTTTGTCAGGGTTCCATCCACTCTGGAGGAGGGCGGCAGGACGGTTTCTGAGGTCTTCATCTCCCAGCTTGCAGCGTGGGGTGTTAAATACGTCTTCGGCATCCCGGGCACATCCACCCTGGGACTCGTTGATGCCCTCAGAAGGAACGATGAGATAAGGTACATACAGGTGCGTCATGAGGCCGCGGCGGCCTTCATGGCCTCCAGCTACGGTAAACTTACTGGCCAGCCCGCGGTCTGCATGGCTGTGGCCGGCCCTGGGGCATCGAACCTCATAACAGGTCTCCTTGACGCGGCCCTTGACCGGGCCCCGGTTCTTGCAGTCACAGGACAGGTCGAAACCTACAGGATAGGTACAGGTGCAAGCCAGGAGATAGACCAGCACAGCCTCTTTGAGTCTTTCTCGGTCTACAACATGACCCTGGTGAGCCCGGATGAGGCAGCTGAGATTGCCAGGGAGGCTGTGAAGCACGCCATCCTTGAGCGGGGTGTTTCACATGTTGACGTCCCCAGGGATGTCCAGACAATGGAGTGCACCGCCCCGGTGAAGCCCCTCAGGGGCATGATGGCGGAGGCTGCAGTCACACCCACCAGGAATCGGCTGAGGGCTGCAGCTGATCTGATAAACAGGGCAGAGCGGCCCGTGATAATAGCGGGCTTCGGTGCCCTGGAAGCAGCTGACAGTGTTGTTGAACTTGCAGAGAGGATTGGGGCCGCCATCGTATCCACCTTCCGGGGTAAGGGAATCGTTGATAATGACCACCCCCTCTACATGGGCTGTCATGGTAGCCTGGGCTCGGCTGCTGCGGCCGAGGCTGTGAGGAAATCAGATCTACTCCTGGTTATCGGGTCATCCTTCTCTGACCTCACCCAGATCCCGCCGGCGAGGACCCTCCAGGTCGACCTCGACCCAATGATGATAGCGAGGCGCCACCCGGTTGAGCAGGGCCTCACAGGAAGGTCCTCCCTCATAGTCCCGGAACTTGTATCAATGGTGGAGGAGAAGGAAAGGGGGTCCTACCTGGCAGAACTCGGGGAACTCAGGGATGAATGGCTGGGACTCCTTGAATCAGAGGCGGATCCTTCACTGAGACCCATCAGGCCCCAGTACATCATATCAGTCCTGAACAGGGAACTGGATGATGATGCCATCATAACCCTTGATGTTGGTGAGAACGGATGGTGGTTCGGCCGGAACTTCCAGATGAAGAGCACCCAGAGGCTTCTCTTCTCAGGTTACCTGGGATCCATGGGCTTCGGTCTTCCTGCGGCCATCGCAGCACAGCTTGAATTCCCGGATAGACAGGTCGTTTGCATCAGTGGTGATGGGGGCTTTTCGATGGTGATGGCCGAGTTCCTCACCGCCGTGAAGTACGGGCTCCCTGTGAGGGTCTTCATAATGAACAACAGGACCCTTGCAATGATAATGCAGGAGCAGCGTGTTGAAGGATTCCCTGTATGGCAGACAGAGCTCCAGGACTGTGACTTCGCAGGTTTTGCAGAGAACTGCGGGGGCAGGGGCCTCAGGGTGGATGATCCCTGTGAACTGGAGGAATCCGTGAGGGAGGCCCTGGGGACTGATGGTCCGGTCCTTGTTGACATTGAAACAGATCCACGGCGCTTCATCTAG
- a CDS encoding ABC transporter ATP-binding protein, translating into MHVIELSGITKSYGDIKVLEDVNLKVREGETLGIIGPTGAGKSTLLRIMDLLERPDEGEILFMGKKVDDLKPLEVRRRMGMVFQNTPVFRGTVAESILYGPRIRGERPDESEMKRVLETVGLEGYESRKTTELSGGERQRLALAQVLINRPDVVLLDEATSSLDPISRSRMEDVIADLDVTVIFTTHDLLQGQKLADRIAILNRSILQTGKPREIFRKPASRFVAEFVGARNILRGRAHITGDGISIIECDGISIYSSERATGDVSVTIRPEDITVSWRRMDSSALNQLEGRVLAVRDAGSVQHLEVRCGGETLIVHLTGKSLSDMGITTGSRVWIEFKASAVHVIR; encoded by the coding sequence ATGCATGTAATTGAACTTTCAGGGATAACAAAGAGCTACGGGGACATTAAGGTCCTGGAGGACGTTAACCTTAAGGTGCGGGAGGGGGAGACCCTGGGCATCATAGGACCAACGGGGGCCGGGAAATCCACCCTCCTCCGGATAATGGACCTCCTTGAAAGACCGGACGAGGGTGAGATACTGTTCATGGGAAAGAAGGTTGATGACCTGAAACCCCTGGAGGTCCGGAGGAGAATGGGTATGGTGTTCCAGAACACCCCGGTATTCAGGGGCACCGTGGCTGAGAGCATCCTCTACGGTCCCCGCATCAGGGGTGAAAGGCCTGATGAGTCAGAGATGAAGAGAGTCCTTGAAACGGTGGGCCTCGAGGGCTATGAGTCCAGGAAGACCACTGAACTCTCCGGCGGGGAACGGCAGCGCCTGGCCCTGGCACAGGTCCTCATAAACAGGCCAGACGTTGTGCTCCTTGATGAGGCGACATCCAGCCTTGACCCAATCTCAAGGTCAAGGATGGAAGATGTGATAGCTGATCTGGATGTTACCGTGATATTCACGACCCATGACCTCCTCCAGGGACAGAAGCTTGCAGACAGGATTGCAATCCTCAACAGGTCAATCCTCCAGACTGGTAAGCCCCGGGAGATATTCAGAAAACCGGCAAGCCGGTTCGTGGCAGAATTTGTTGGTGCCAGGAACATACTGAGGGGGAGGGCCCATATCACCGGTGACGGAATTTCCATCATCGAATGTGATGGTATAAGCATCTACTCATCAGAGAGGGCCACAGGAGATGTTTCAGTCACCATAAGACCTGAGGACATAACTGTATCCTGGCGGAGGATGGATTCAAGTGCCCTGAACCAGCTGGAGGGCAGGGTTCTGGCTGTCCGGGACGCCGGTTCGGTGCAGCATCTTGAGGTGCGCTGTGGCGGTGAAACCCTGATCGTCCACCTGACAGGGAAGTCCCTCAGTGATATGGGGATCACCACCGGGTCCAGGGTCTGGATAGAGTTCAAGGCCTCTGCTGTTCATGTAATCAGATGA
- the dps gene encoding DNA protection during starvation protein gives MARVTREMVENSGIDVDELVELLVKNAAAELTTFYYYTILRANLIGLEGEGLKEIAEAARIEDRNHFEALVPRIYELGGELPGDMKEFHDISGCPPAYLPAKTNDTMEILEVLVAAERCAVRQYTHICNITAGKDHRTYDLALSILHEEIQHESWFSEFLGEGPSGHFMRRGETSPFVRKFLE, from the coding sequence ATGGCCAGGGTTACCCGTGAGATGGTTGAAAATTCAGGTATAGATGTGGATGAACTTGTGGAACTGCTCGTTAAGAACGCGGCTGCTGAGCTCACAACCTTCTATTATTACACCATACTCAGGGCCAATCTGATTGGACTTGAAGGTGAGGGGCTCAAGGAGATCGCCGAGGCTGCAAGGATAGAGGACAGGAACCACTTTGAGGCTCTGGTGCCCAGGATATATGAACTCGGCGGTGAACTTCCCGGGGACATGAAGGAATTCCATGACATCTCAGGATGCCCACCGGCGTACCTGCCTGCTAAGACCAATGACACAATGGAGATCCTTGAGGTGCTGGTGGCAGCAGAGAGGTGCGCTGTCAGACAGTACACCCATATATGTAACATCACCGCCGGGAAGGACCACAGGACCTATGACCTTGCACTCTCAATACTCCATGAGGAGATACAGCACGAATCATGGTTCTCAGAGTTCCTGGGTGAGGGACCATCCGGTCACTTCATGAGGCGCGGTGAGACATCACCCTTCGTGAGGAAGTTCCTGGAATAA
- a CDS encoding cytochrome b5 domain-containing protein produces MRKFTLEELRAFDGRSGPAYIAFEGRVYDVSGSFLWRDGRHQAGHSAGSDLTEDIKKAPHGAELLERFPVVGLLAERGGADG; encoded by the coding sequence ATGAGAAAATTCACCCTGGAAGAACTCCGGGCATTTGATGGGCGCTCGGGACCTGCGTACATTGCATTTGAGGGAAGGGTCTATGATGTCTCAGGTAGCTTCCTCTGGAGGGACGGGAGACACCAGGCAGGCCACAGTGCAGGATCAGACCTCACAGAGGATATAAAGAAAGCCCCCCACGGGGCTGAACTCCTTGAAAGGTTCCCTGTTGTTGGTTTACTCGCTGAGAGGGGAGGTGCTGATGGCTGA